In bacterium, the genomic window ACTGACCTCTTCGGCACGCACAGACAGCGAGATTTTTCATCTCATCATCAGCCACGATCTTGTTGCGGTTGTCGATGATGATGAAGTCGTTGCCTGTTCCGCTCATTTTCGCGAACGGTATCGGAAACTTCAATGTGCCTCCATTTGGTAGCGATGGGGCCGAAGTTTCCGATCCCATTCGCTCAAGTCCAAAGTCCAAAGTCCAAGGTCCAAGGTCCAAAGTGCTCAAAGTGCGCATTACAATATTAACGTTATTGATTCTTTGCGCCCCGTGTGGGGCGCCCGGATCAATGAACAGCCGCGCCTGGGAGAGGCGCCCGGATCAGTGACTGAAATACAGGTCGTTGATCCGTGAGGAAAGCGAAAATGACACTTTTCGCTTTCCGTGGAGCAAAAAGCCGATAACGGACTTTGTGCGACCCTGTCAAGTTAAAAGAACCCCTCTCCCTTTATCAGATCCTCGTATGTTTCCCGGTCCCGGATCACCTGGTAGCGGTCGCCCTTGACCATCACCTCTGCGACCCGCGGCCTGGAGTTGTACTGTGAGGCCATGGGAAAGCCGTATGCCCCGGCGCTCATTACCGCCAGCAGTTCTCCCGAAGCCATTACCGGGAGTTTGTGGTCCCGGGCCAGGAAGTCTGTGGATTCGCAAATGGGCCCCACCACATCCGCTACCATTTCCTCCCTGTCGTTTTTTACGACCGGGATGACCTCCTGGTAGGCGTCATACAGACTCGGGCGTATGAGGTCGTTCATGCCCGCATCCACGATGATAAAGTTCTTGGTGGCTCCCTTTTTGTTATAAAGGGTTTTCGTAACCAGGATGCCGGCGTTGCCGACGATAACCCGTCCCGGTTCCAGTATCAGGGTTCTTTCACTGTTACCCAGAGCGTCGATGATGGCATTGGCGTAATTATCAGGCAAGGGGGGCGATTCATCATCGTAAACGATACCAAGCCCGCCGCCCACGTCAAAGTACCTTATGGACATTCCCCCGGCTTCCAGTTCGTTTACCAGAACCATAAGCTTGGCAACTGCTTCTGCGAACGGCCCGGAGGTTGTGAGTTGGGAACCGATGTGGCAGTCCACTCCCAACACCTCGATCCAGTCCAGTTGCGCCGCTTCCCGGTAAATGGAAAGTGCCTCAGTTATGGGGATACCAAACTTGTTTTTCTTCATCCCGGTGGAGATGTAGGGGTGGGTCTTTGGGTCAACGTCAGGGTTTACCCTGAGAGCTACGGGCGCTCTTTTTCCCATTTTCCGTCCCGTCTCGTTTATGGCGAGGAGTTCGTCTCTGGACTCCACGTTGAACATGAGTATTTCGGCCTCAAGGGCACTACGTATCTCATCAACTCTCTTGCCCACACCGGAAAAGACGATCTTGTCTGCCGGGATGCCGGCGCGAAGAGCTCTGAAGAGTTCCCCGCCGGAAACGATATCCGCTCCAGCTCCCAAGTCAGCAAGCAGCCTGAGTACCGCGAGGTTCGAGTTGGCTTTGACCGAATAGCAGACGATGTGGTCACGCTGTGAGAAAGCCTCGGTAAATACCGTGAAGTGTCTTTCGATCGTAGAGGCGCTGTAAAGGTAGAATGGGGTCCCAACCTCCCGAGCTATCTCCTCAACCGATACATCCTCGCAGTAAAGTTCCCGGCCTTTGTATTCAAAGAAATTCATATATGGCAGTCCTATACTTGCCCTGGTCCCGCCTGTGGCGGAACTGATTGATGGGTGTTTTCCAATCCCATCAAACGTTAACGAGGGTTAAAATTATCCGGTTTCGAAGGCTTTGATCAACTTGCCAAGCCGGAAACGAAGCCCGCAAATCTAACAGAGGCAGTTGTGATGTGTCAATCAGGCTTGCTGTCAGGCTGGGTCTTTTCTACCGGAGCATCTTCCAGCGGACCCCAGGGCCCGCTGGGGTTTGCGGGTGGACCTTTGACACCGCAGGCGGAAAGGAAAAGCCAGATGACAAGGGAGCTAATCAGAACTGATCTTGGCCAGCCAGTCACGGGCTTCCTCCATTGCGATCTGGACCTGATTCCCCGCCGTCCCTCCGGGTATGTCCCTGCGCGCCACCGAGGACGTCACTTTTAGAATGTTGAAAACATCCGCATCAATGAGGCCGCACTCTTCCCTCATTTCGTTGATGTCCAGATCACTCAGGCCGCACCCCTTTGCAAGGCAAAGAGCCACAAGCTTTCCTGTGATCTCGTGTGCCTCCCGGAAGGGAACACCCTTTTCAACAATGTAGTCAGCCAGGTCCGTTGCTGTGGTGAAACCGCCATCGGCTGCGGCCTCCATATTGGCTGCCTCAAACTGGACGTCGCTCATCAGTCCGGTCATGACTTCAAGAGATCCAGTCAGGGTCCTGACCGAGTCGAAGATCGGTTCCTTGTCCTCCTGGAGGTCCCGGTTGTAGGTTAGAGGAAGACCTTTCAAAACAACCAGAAGGGAAGTGAGGTTACCGATAGCCCGTCCTGTTTTACCGCGCACAAGTTCAGCGGAATCGGGATTTTTCTTCTGTGGCATCATGCTGCTGCCGGTGGCGAACCCGTCCGGAAGAGTGACGAAGGAAAACTCGGCGGATGCCCACAATACGATCTCCTCGGCCAGACGGCTCAGGTGGATCTGGCACAGTGCTGCGTCAAAGAGGAACTGTGCGGCGAAATCCCTGTCTGAAACGGTGTCCATACTGTTTCTCGTGGTGTCAGTAAAACCCAATTCCCTGGCTGTCATGGTTCGGTCAATGGGGTGCGGAGTCCCGGCCAGGGCTCCAGCGCCAAGGGGCGAATCGTTGAGGCTGCTTTTAAGAGATAGAAACCTTCCATGGTCCCTTCTCATCATTTCAAAGTAGGCCATGAGGTGATGGGAGAGCAGGACGGGTTGTGCCCTTTGCAGGTGGGTATACCCTGGCATGACTGTGTCGGAATGCTCCTGGGCCCTTTCAAGGAGACAGTGGAGCATGCGCTCTATCCGCTCTAAAATCACATCACAGGTGTCCCGAACATACAGCTTTAGATCGAGGGCTACCTGGTCGTTCCTGCTTCGTGCAGTGTGCAGTCGTCCCCCTGCCTCGCCGATGCGCTCAGTGAGAAGCGTTTCGATATTCATATGCACATCTTCCAGAACCGATTCCCATGGCATGGAACCGCCATCCAGCTCCTCAAGGATCCCTTCGAGACCTTCGATAATGAGTTCCGAATCTTCCTCGGTAATGATCCCCTGTTTACCCAGCATACGGGCATGGGCCATGCTGCCCCTGATATCCTGGGGATAAAGCTCCCTGTCAAAGGTCACGGACTGGGAAAAATCCTCCAGTATTCGGGACGTTTCCTCATTAAACCTTCCTTGCCAAGGTTTTTTGGTCATGATAACTCCAGAACCCA contains:
- the lysA gene encoding diaminopimelate decarboxylase, translating into MNFFEYKGRELYCEDVSVEEIAREVGTPFYLYSASTIERHFTVFTEAFSQRDHIVCYSVKANSNLAVLRLLADLGAGADIVSGGELFRALRAGIPADKIVFSGVGKRVDEIRSALEAEILMFNVESRDELLAINETGRKMGKRAPVALRVNPDVDPKTHPYISTGMKKNKFGIPITEALSIYREAAQLDWIEVLGVDCHIGSQLTTSGPFAEAVAKLMVLVNELEAGGMSIRYFDVGGGLGIVYDDESPPLPDNYANAIIDALGNSERTLILEPGRVIVGNAGILVTKTLYNKKGATKNFIIVDAGMNDLIRPSLYDAYQEVIPVVKNDREEMVADVVGPICESTDFLARDHKLPVMASGELLAVMSAGAYGFPMASQYNSRPRVAEVMVKGDRYQVIRDRETYEDLIKGEGFF
- the argH gene encoding argininosuccinate lyase, encoding MTKKPWQGRFNEETSRILEDFSQSVTFDRELYPQDIRGSMAHARMLGKQGIITEEDSELIIEGLEGILEELDGGSMPWESVLEDVHMNIETLLTERIGEAGGRLHTARSRNDQVALDLKLYVRDTCDVILERIERMLHCLLERAQEHSDTVMPGYTHLQRAQPVLLSHHLMAYFEMMRRDHGRFLSLKSSLNDSPLGAGALAGTPHPIDRTMTARELGFTDTTRNSMDTVSDRDFAAQFLFDAALCQIHLSRLAEEIVLWASAEFSFVTLPDGFATGSSMMPQKKNPDSAELVRGKTGRAIGNLTSLLVVLKGLPLTYNRDLQEDKEPIFDSVRTLTGSLEVMTGLMSDVQFEAANMEAAADGGFTTATDLADYIVEKGVPFREAHEITGKLVALCLAKGCGLSDLDINEMREECGLIDADVFNILKVTSSVARRDIPGGTAGNQVQIAMEEARDWLAKISSD